The Microbacterium paraoxydans genome includes a window with the following:
- a CDS encoding winged helix-turn-helix transcriptional regulator, which translates to MPRPTDAYRGLMQSSRLRVLAALMDTPGIGLAELSLRMGLHVNTLRDHLRVLEGEGLARSEVEHTGRRGRPRLRFSPVLPSEPNEIEERRVQEAIRHGDLMRAVLPATRSGLPEAATHQLDALFHHLDDVGLQPDIDEKAMTVDLSPCRFHTLLTDDQTVVCRVHEELMKSVLARAGGPVEIERVIPFTSAHSCHVRLSLREESASDAGS; encoded by the coding sequence ATGCCACGTCCTACCGACGCCTACCGCGGACTCATGCAGAGCAGCCGGCTGCGGGTTCTCGCCGCCTTGATGGACACTCCGGGAATCGGCCTCGCCGAGCTCTCCCTCCGCATGGGCCTCCACGTGAACACCCTGCGCGACCACCTCCGCGTGCTCGAGGGTGAGGGTCTCGCCCGGTCCGAGGTGGAGCACACGGGCCGCCGAGGAAGACCGCGCCTCCGCTTCTCCCCCGTGCTGCCGAGTGAGCCGAATGAGATCGAGGAACGGCGGGTCCAGGAGGCGATCCGCCACGGCGACCTCATGCGCGCGGTGCTCCCGGCGACGCGATCAGGCCTGCCCGAGGCCGCGACGCATCAGCTCGACGCACTGTTCCACCACCTCGACGACGTGGGCCTGCAGCCCGACATCGACGAGAAGGCGATGACCGTCGACCTCTCCCCCTGCCGCTTCCACACGCTGCTGACCGATGACCAGACCGTGGTCTGCCGGGTGCACGAGGAGCTCATGAAGTCGGTGCTGGCGAGAGCGGGCGGACCCGTGGAGATCGAACGCGTGATCCCGTTCACGAGCGCGCACTCCTGCCACGTCCGGCTCAGCCTCCGCGAGGAGTCGGCGTCCGACGCAGGAAGCTGA
- the dnaB gene encoding replicative DNA helicase: protein MSIADISEERLGGQRPPERTPPHDLLAEQSALGGMLLSKDAVADVIETLKGADFYIPKHELIFEAILSLYSHGEPTDVVAVTDELIKTGELNKAGGADYLHTLTSIVPTAANAGYYAGIVSERAILRRLVDAGTRIVQLGYDGQGDATDIVNNAQAEIYSVTGSETAEDYVPLTVAVDAAVEEIEAANGRDGSMTGIPTGFRELDELTNGLHGGQMIVVAARPAMGKSTLALDFARAASIGHDFPSIFFSLEMGKSEIAMRLLSAEGAIPLQNMRKGTLDPRDWTTVAATRGRINDAPLYIDDSPNMTLVEIRAKCRRLKQRAGLRMVIIDYLQLMTSGKRVESRQQEVSEFSRSLKLIAKELQVPVIALSQLNRGPEQRQDKKPAISDLRESGSIEQDADMVILLHRDSVYDKDVRPGEADLIVAKHRNGPTATITVAFQGHYSRFADMAPGGDFN, encoded by the coding sequence GTGTCGATCGCCGACATCTCCGAGGAGCGCCTGGGAGGGCAGCGTCCGCCCGAGCGCACCCCTCCGCACGACCTCCTCGCCGAGCAGAGCGCCCTGGGCGGCATGCTCCTGTCGAAGGACGCGGTCGCCGACGTGATCGAGACGCTCAAGGGCGCCGACTTCTACATCCCCAAGCACGAACTCATCTTCGAGGCGATCCTCTCGCTCTACTCCCACGGTGAACCGACCGACGTCGTCGCGGTCACCGACGAGCTGATCAAGACCGGTGAGCTGAACAAGGCCGGCGGCGCCGACTACCTGCACACGCTCACGTCGATCGTCCCGACCGCGGCCAACGCCGGCTACTACGCCGGCATCGTCTCCGAGCGCGCGATCCTCCGCCGCCTCGTCGACGCCGGGACGCGCATCGTCCAGCTCGGCTACGACGGCCAGGGCGACGCGACCGACATCGTCAACAACGCGCAGGCCGAGATCTATTCGGTGACCGGCTCGGAGACGGCCGAGGACTACGTGCCGCTCACGGTCGCGGTCGACGCCGCGGTCGAGGAGATCGAGGCGGCCAACGGCCGCGACGGTTCCATGACCGGCATCCCCACCGGCTTCCGCGAGCTCGACGAGCTCACCAACGGCCTGCACGGCGGGCAGATGATCGTCGTCGCCGCGCGACCCGCGATGGGAAAGTCCACGCTCGCCCTCGACTTCGCCCGTGCGGCCTCGATCGGGCACGACTTCCCCTCGATCTTCTTCTCCCTCGAGATGGGCAAGAGCGAGATCGCGATGCGTCTGCTCAGCGCCGAGGGGGCGATCCCGCTGCAGAACATGCGCAAGGGAACGCTCGACCCGCGGGACTGGACGACGGTCGCCGCCACCCGCGGCCGCATCAACGACGCCCCGCTCTACATCGACGACAGCCCGAACATGACGCTCGTCGAGATCCGGGCGAAGTGCCGACGGCTGAAGCAGCGTGCCGGTCTGCGCATGGTCATCATCGACTACCTCCAGCTCATGACGTCGGGTAAGCGCGTCGAGTCCCGTCAGCAGGAGGTCTCGGAGTTCTCTCGAAGCCTCAAGCTCATCGCCAAGGAGCTGCAGGTCCCGGTCATCGCACTGTCGCAGCTGAACCGTGGTCCCGAGCAGCGCCAGGACAAGAAGCCCGCGATCAGCGACCTGCGAGAGTCCGGATCGATCGAGCAGGACGCCGACATGGTCATCCTGCTGCACCGCGACTCGGTCTACGACAAGGACGTCCGTCCCGGCGAGGCCGACCTCATCGTGGCCAAGCACCGTAACGGTCCGACCGCGACCATCACCGTCGCCTTCCAGGGGCACTACTCCCGGTTCGCCGACATGGCGCCGGGCGGCGACTTCAACTGA
- a CDS encoding RNA-binding S4 domain-containing protein has product MTNSDPIDEVSIGGEVIRLGQFLKFAGLLDSGGDAKEVIIDGYVTVNGEVDRRRGRQLRDGDVVTFEGRAVRVRP; this is encoded by the coding sequence ATGACGAACTCCGATCCGATCGACGAGGTCTCCATCGGCGGCGAGGTCATCCGCCTCGGCCAGTTCCTCAAGTTCGCGGGACTGCTGGACTCGGGCGGCGACGCGAAAGAGGTCATCATCGACGGCTACGTCACCGTGAACGGCGAGGTGGACCGGCGCCGCGGGCGTCAGCTCCGCGACGGCGATGTGGTGACCTTCGAGGGCCGGGCGGTCCGCGTCCGGCCCTGA
- a CDS encoding DMT family transporter, producing MSKQIGILSRVVTAGAAVAFVLTWSSGFLIPAVATADVDPLTLLVWRFTPLAVLLVTLVAVSGAAKGMTARELGVQAVIGALAQFGYCAAVYAAVAAGIATGTVALIDAVQPLLVAVLVGPVLGLRVRGAQVAGLVIGAVGVLLVVQSQFGAGSAPLVAYLLPAAAMVCLVIGTLVQRRTAVRTGVLLTLTIHVSVTAVLLLVIAALAGALVPPARPSFWIAVVLTAVFPTLGAYGLYWWLLRRVGITALQALLFLVAPATAIGGALLLGEPLTAITLGGFVLCGAGVTAVLVSEARNRGAEVEGGSAMPGQGRTRTARPSKVTTSPSRS from the coding sequence ATGAGTAAACAGATCGGTATACTCTCCCGGGTCGTGACCGCGGGTGCAGCGGTGGCCTTCGTCCTCACGTGGAGCTCGGGATTCCTCATCCCTGCGGTCGCCACCGCGGACGTCGACCCGCTGACGCTCCTGGTCTGGCGGTTCACGCCGCTCGCCGTCCTGCTCGTGACCCTTGTCGCGGTGTCCGGAGCGGCGAAGGGGATGACCGCGCGGGAGCTCGGTGTCCAAGCGGTCATCGGAGCGCTCGCCCAATTCGGGTACTGCGCTGCGGTGTACGCAGCCGTCGCCGCAGGGATCGCCACCGGCACCGTCGCGCTGATCGACGCGGTCCAGCCGCTGCTCGTCGCCGTGCTGGTCGGGCCGGTGCTGGGCCTCCGTGTGCGCGGCGCCCAGGTGGCGGGACTGGTGATCGGGGCGGTGGGGGTGCTGCTCGTGGTGCAGTCCCAGTTCGGCGCGGGCTCCGCGCCGCTCGTCGCGTATCTGCTTCCGGCGGCGGCGATGGTCTGCCTCGTGATCGGCACCCTGGTGCAGCGGCGGACGGCCGTGCGTACGGGGGTGCTGCTGACCCTGACCATCCACGTGAGCGTGACCGCCGTGCTGCTCCTCGTCATCGCCGCGCTCGCCGGGGCACTCGTTCCGCCGGCGCGACCGTCGTTCTGGATCGCCGTGGTCCTGACCGCCGTCTTCCCCACGCTCGGCGCCTATGGCCTCTACTGGTGGCTACTGCGCCGGGTCGGCATCACCGCACTGCAGGCGCTGCTCTTCCTCGTCGCCCCGGCGACCGCGATCGGCGGGGCGCTGCTGCTCGGCGAACCCCTCACGGCGATCACGCTCGGCGGGTTCGTGCTGTGCGGCGCCGGGGTGACCGCGGTGCTCGTGAGCGAGGCGCGGAACCGGGGCGCGGAGGTGGAGGGAGGCTCCGCGATGCCGGGTCAGGGCCGGACGCGGACCGCCCGGCCCTCGAAGGTCACCACATCGCCGTCGCGGAGCTGA
- a CDS encoding TetR/AcrR family transcriptional regulator: MSTAVPELPPLTPGARRVLDAASDLFYERGIHAVGVDTIAAAAGVTKKTLYDRFGSKEALVVSYLQHRDARWRDHVAAHLARVPDPGHARVLAIFDAAISWAPDHSTKGCSAINARAEIDGPGDAPLVLAEARREKEWLLAVFAELCGEAGLHHPDRLAETLMLLYEGAIVTVGMGTFAEPFATARDSARRLLESAASDAS; encoded by the coding sequence ATGTCGACCGCCGTGCCGGAGCTCCCGCCGCTGACCCCCGGGGCGCGCCGCGTGCTCGATGCCGCCTCCGACCTCTTCTACGAGCGCGGCATCCACGCCGTCGGGGTCGACACCATCGCCGCTGCGGCCGGGGTGACGAAGAAGACCCTGTATGACCGCTTCGGATCGAAGGAAGCGCTCGTCGTGTCCTACCTGCAGCACCGGGACGCCCGCTGGCGGGATCACGTCGCCGCTCACCTCGCACGGGTCCCGGATCCGGGGCACGCCCGCGTGCTCGCGATCTTCGATGCCGCCATCTCCTGGGCGCCGGACCACAGCACCAAGGGATGCAGCGCCATCAACGCGCGCGCCGAGATCGACGGCCCCGGGGACGCCCCGCTGGTGCTCGCCGAGGCTCGTCGCGAGAAGGAGTGGCTGCTCGCGGTCTTCGCTGAGCTCTGCGGTGAGGCCGGGCTCCACCACCCGGACCGGCTCGCCGAGACGCTCATGCTGCTCTATGAAGGCGCGATCGTCACCGTCGGCATGGGGACGTTCGCGGAGCCGTTCGCGACCGCTCGGGACAGCGCGCGCCGACTGCTGGAATCCGCTGCGTCCGACGCGTCCTAG